In a genomic window of Amphiprion ocellaris isolate individual 3 ecotype Okinawa chromosome 11, ASM2253959v1, whole genome shotgun sequence:
- the znf148 gene encoding zinc finger protein 148 isoform X1: MNTEDKLEGMLLKCSSGGMDGGGRDGLGSGGGLVVMTLGERSLANHPLLAEDDDDEDDDEDLTESSLVTHDLVPPEQLMMQEDITKNGGGGEEEGGGEVGVHFPLKLTNKLPCLLHMPLSIKQELKLSEPAAHIKKDKKAIKDLMVCPKKKKRKQRSPAKILSINDDGSLGIPNPKCHVCVHCNAAFRTNYHLQRHVFIHTGEKPFQCSQCDMRFIQKYLLQRHEKIHTGEKPFRCDECGMRFIQKYHMERHKRTHSGEKPYQCDYCHQYFSRTDRVLKHRRMCHENRERKTSKTAGKVGPLRETDSLGAPFLAKECSLPKKKRQKCADKSSGASTTAQPEGHGFSVVETDEKEDQRQTKIEGLSLYTLSSKVKHEFVIADYSVELPEETTSQQQEGDVSSEETTPPKLVLKKVPKRSLKQSTEQTSPCLSTLSTFEENSKVTQYTFEIVDKQGLLDVEGNTELESVETLQGVPTKPAANSTNYDDAMQFLKKKRYLQAAMTNNSRDYGLNTSSISSQPSVTQTVVSTVIDETVPATILEPQPISTEIKTSHDKNVLPDEVLQTLLDHYSNKANGQSDITFSVADTEVTSSISINSSDVSDSSPVESLGVSSAQTQPPTEKVSLLQEYSKFLQQALERTSQNDSYLTSQSLSLVSENPTLAGQPLFSNEKQFPSPSRFKSGMSSPLRSTLEKPHFGLLVGDSQNSFSFSGDETTPPSAVSPAEEDFLEQVSSSKKADSSQGILQTFQISSFDQNFKSHFQTSRSGSSSQFVANGQVSVRGHSTDFSEFPLVRVTETRSQLNSSPDVSTGESFG, encoded by the exons ATGAACACTGAGGACAAGTTAGAAGGTATGCTGCTGAAATGCAGCAGTGGAGGaatggatggaggagggagagatggcCTGGGCAGTGGAGGAGGACTCGTGGTGATGACCCTCGGGGAACGGTCGCTGGCAAATCACCCTCTGTTGGCCGAGGACGACGACGACGAAGACGACGATGAGGATTTGACTGAAAGCTCGCTGGTCACTCATGACCTGGTCCCTCCAGAGCAGCTGATGATGCAGGAGGACATAACCAAGaatggtggaggaggagaagaggagggaggaggcgaGGTGGGAGTGCATTTCCCCCTAAAACTCACCAATAAGTTGCCCTGCTTGCTTCATATGCCA TTGAGCATCAAGCAGGAACTGAAACTGTCTGAGCCAGCGGCCCATATAAAGAAGGACAAAAAAGCAATTAAGGACCTGATGGTGTGTcccaagaagaaaaagaggaagcagCGCTCACCAGCAAAG ATTCTCAGCATCAATGATGATGGATCACTGGGCATACCAAACCCCAAATGTCACGTCTGTGTTCACTGTAATGCTGCATTCAGAACAAACTACCATCTGCAGAGGCATGTCTTCATCCACACTG GTGAGAAGCCATTTCAGTGCAGCCAGTGTGACATgcgctttattcagaaatacCTTCTCCAAAGACACGAGAAGATCCATACTG GTGAGAAGCCTTTTCGCTGTGATGAGTGTGGGATGAGATTCATCCAGAAGTACCACATGGAGAGGCACAAGAGGACTCACAGTGGAGAGAAGCCCTACCAATGTGACTACTGTCACCAG TACTTCTCCAGAACAGACCGGGTTTTAAAGCACAGACGAATGTGTCAcgagaacagagagagaaagacaagcAAGACTGCTGGTAAAGTTGGACCTTTGCGTGAAACAGATTCTTTAGGGGCTCCCTTTCTTGCCAAAGAGTGTTCACTGCCCAAGAAAAAGCGACAAAAGTGTGCAGACAAGAGTTCAGGCGCTTCCACTACTGCCCAGCCAGAAGGACACGGTTTTTCTGTTGTAGAAACAGACGAGAAGGAAGATCAGAGACAGACTAAAATTGAAGGTCTGTCTCTTTATACTTTGTCCTCCAAAGTCAAGCATGAGTTTGTGATTGCTGACTACTCTGTAGAACTTCCTGAAGAAACAACCAGCCAACAGCAAGAGGGTGACGTGTCATCAGAAGAGACGACTCCTCCTAAACTAGTCCTGAAGAAAGTCCCCAAGAGGAGTCTGAAGCAGTCCACCGAACAAACTTCTCCCTGCTTGTCCACTTTGTCCACCTTTGAGGAAAACAGTAAGGTTACACAGTACACCTTTGAAATCGTGGACAAGCAAGGCCTTTTAGATGTCGAAGGCAACACTGAACTCGAGTCGGTTGAAACTCTTCAAGGAGTACCAACAAAACCAGCAGCCAACAGCACAAACTATGATGACGCCATGCAGTTTCTGAAGAAGAAACGGTACCTTCAAGCTGCTATGACCAACAACAGCCGGGATTATGGCCTGAACACGAGCAGCATCTCTTCTCAGCCGTCTGTTACACAAACAGTGGTGTCAACTGTCATCGATGAAACTGTCCCCGCTACCATTCTGGAGCCCCAGCCAATCAGCACAGAGATTAAGACAAGTCATGACAAGAATGTATTGCCTGATGAGGTTCTTCAGACGCTGTTGGATCACTACTCCAACAAAGCTAATGGGCAATCAGACATTACTTTTAGTGTGGCAGACACAGAGGTGACCTCAAGCATATCTATTAATTCCTCCGATGTTTCAGACAGCAGCCCTGTGGAGAGCCTCGGAGTCTCTAGTGCCCAGACTCAACCACCTACTGAGAAAGTCAGTCTTTTGCAAGAATACTCCAAATTTCTCCAGCAAGCATTGGAGAGGACCAGTCAAAATGACAGCTACTTGACCAGCCAGAGCCTCAGCTTGGTCTCTGAAAACCCCACATTAGCTGGACAACCCCTGTTCTCCAATGAAAAACAGTTTCCTTCTCCAAGCAGGTTCAAATCAGGGATGAGCTCTCCGCTAAGGTCCACTTTGGAGAAGCCTCACTTTGGATTACTCGTCGGGGACTCCCAGAACTCGTTTTCATTTTCAGGTGATGAGACCACCCCTCCCTCTGCAGTGTCCCCAGCTGAGGAGGACTTTCTGGAGCAGGTCTCGTCCTCCAAAAAGGCAGATTCGTCACAAGGGATACTGCAGACTTTTCAAATAAGCTCCTTCGATCAGAACTTCAAATCTCATTTCCAGACCTCGAGATCTGGATCCTCCTCACAGTTTGTTGCCAATGGACAAGTAAGTGTTCGAGGACACAGCACAGACTTCTCAGAGTTCCCTTTAGTTAGAGTCACAGAGACCAGGTCTCAACTGAACTCCTCCCCTGATGTTTCAACCGGTGAATCATTTGGCTGA
- the znf148 gene encoding zinc finger protein 148 isoform X2 gives MNTEDKLEGMLLKCSSGGMDGGGRDGLGSGGGLVVMTLGERSLANHPLLAEDDDDEDDDEDLTESSLVTHDLVPPEQLMMQEDITKNGGGGEEEGGGELSIKQELKLSEPAAHIKKDKKAIKDLMVCPKKKKRKQRSPAKILSINDDGSLGIPNPKCHVCVHCNAAFRTNYHLQRHVFIHTGEKPFQCSQCDMRFIQKYLLQRHEKIHTGEKPFRCDECGMRFIQKYHMERHKRTHSGEKPYQCDYCHQYFSRTDRVLKHRRMCHENRERKTSKTAGKVGPLRETDSLGAPFLAKECSLPKKKRQKCADKSSGASTTAQPEGHGFSVVETDEKEDQRQTKIEGLSLYTLSSKVKHEFVIADYSVELPEETTSQQQEGDVSSEETTPPKLVLKKVPKRSLKQSTEQTSPCLSTLSTFEENSKVTQYTFEIVDKQGLLDVEGNTELESVETLQGVPTKPAANSTNYDDAMQFLKKKRYLQAAMTNNSRDYGLNTSSISSQPSVTQTVVSTVIDETVPATILEPQPISTEIKTSHDKNVLPDEVLQTLLDHYSNKANGQSDITFSVADTEVTSSISINSSDVSDSSPVESLGVSSAQTQPPTEKVSLLQEYSKFLQQALERTSQNDSYLTSQSLSLVSENPTLAGQPLFSNEKQFPSPSRFKSGMSSPLRSTLEKPHFGLLVGDSQNSFSFSGDETTPPSAVSPAEEDFLEQVSSSKKADSSQGILQTFQISSFDQNFKSHFQTSRSGSSSQFVANGQVSVRGHSTDFSEFPLVRVTETRSQLNSSPDVSTGESFG, from the exons ATGAACACTGAGGACAAGTTAGAAGGTATGCTGCTGAAATGCAGCAGTGGAGGaatggatggaggagggagagatggcCTGGGCAGTGGAGGAGGACTCGTGGTGATGACCCTCGGGGAACGGTCGCTGGCAAATCACCCTCTGTTGGCCGAGGACGACGACGACGAAGACGACGATGAGGATTTGACTGAAAGCTCGCTGGTCACTCATGACCTGGTCCCTCCAGAGCAGCTGATGATGCAGGAGGACATAACCAAGaatggtggaggaggagaagaggagggaggaggcgaG TTGAGCATCAAGCAGGAACTGAAACTGTCTGAGCCAGCGGCCCATATAAAGAAGGACAAAAAAGCAATTAAGGACCTGATGGTGTGTcccaagaagaaaaagaggaagcagCGCTCACCAGCAAAG ATTCTCAGCATCAATGATGATGGATCACTGGGCATACCAAACCCCAAATGTCACGTCTGTGTTCACTGTAATGCTGCATTCAGAACAAACTACCATCTGCAGAGGCATGTCTTCATCCACACTG GTGAGAAGCCATTTCAGTGCAGCCAGTGTGACATgcgctttattcagaaatacCTTCTCCAAAGACACGAGAAGATCCATACTG GTGAGAAGCCTTTTCGCTGTGATGAGTGTGGGATGAGATTCATCCAGAAGTACCACATGGAGAGGCACAAGAGGACTCACAGTGGAGAGAAGCCCTACCAATGTGACTACTGTCACCAG TACTTCTCCAGAACAGACCGGGTTTTAAAGCACAGACGAATGTGTCAcgagaacagagagagaaagacaagcAAGACTGCTGGTAAAGTTGGACCTTTGCGTGAAACAGATTCTTTAGGGGCTCCCTTTCTTGCCAAAGAGTGTTCACTGCCCAAGAAAAAGCGACAAAAGTGTGCAGACAAGAGTTCAGGCGCTTCCACTACTGCCCAGCCAGAAGGACACGGTTTTTCTGTTGTAGAAACAGACGAGAAGGAAGATCAGAGACAGACTAAAATTGAAGGTCTGTCTCTTTATACTTTGTCCTCCAAAGTCAAGCATGAGTTTGTGATTGCTGACTACTCTGTAGAACTTCCTGAAGAAACAACCAGCCAACAGCAAGAGGGTGACGTGTCATCAGAAGAGACGACTCCTCCTAAACTAGTCCTGAAGAAAGTCCCCAAGAGGAGTCTGAAGCAGTCCACCGAACAAACTTCTCCCTGCTTGTCCACTTTGTCCACCTTTGAGGAAAACAGTAAGGTTACACAGTACACCTTTGAAATCGTGGACAAGCAAGGCCTTTTAGATGTCGAAGGCAACACTGAACTCGAGTCGGTTGAAACTCTTCAAGGAGTACCAACAAAACCAGCAGCCAACAGCACAAACTATGATGACGCCATGCAGTTTCTGAAGAAGAAACGGTACCTTCAAGCTGCTATGACCAACAACAGCCGGGATTATGGCCTGAACACGAGCAGCATCTCTTCTCAGCCGTCTGTTACACAAACAGTGGTGTCAACTGTCATCGATGAAACTGTCCCCGCTACCATTCTGGAGCCCCAGCCAATCAGCACAGAGATTAAGACAAGTCATGACAAGAATGTATTGCCTGATGAGGTTCTTCAGACGCTGTTGGATCACTACTCCAACAAAGCTAATGGGCAATCAGACATTACTTTTAGTGTGGCAGACACAGAGGTGACCTCAAGCATATCTATTAATTCCTCCGATGTTTCAGACAGCAGCCCTGTGGAGAGCCTCGGAGTCTCTAGTGCCCAGACTCAACCACCTACTGAGAAAGTCAGTCTTTTGCAAGAATACTCCAAATTTCTCCAGCAAGCATTGGAGAGGACCAGTCAAAATGACAGCTACTTGACCAGCCAGAGCCTCAGCTTGGTCTCTGAAAACCCCACATTAGCTGGACAACCCCTGTTCTCCAATGAAAAACAGTTTCCTTCTCCAAGCAGGTTCAAATCAGGGATGAGCTCTCCGCTAAGGTCCACTTTGGAGAAGCCTCACTTTGGATTACTCGTCGGGGACTCCCAGAACTCGTTTTCATTTTCAGGTGATGAGACCACCCCTCCCTCTGCAGTGTCCCCAGCTGAGGAGGACTTTCTGGAGCAGGTCTCGTCCTCCAAAAAGGCAGATTCGTCACAAGGGATACTGCAGACTTTTCAAATAAGCTCCTTCGATCAGAACTTCAAATCTCATTTCCAGACCTCGAGATCTGGATCCTCCTCACAGTTTGTTGCCAATGGACAAGTAAGTGTTCGAGGACACAGCACAGACTTCTCAGAGTTCCCTTTAGTTAGAGTCACAGAGACCAGGTCTCAACTGAACTCCTCCCCTGATGTTTCAACCGGTGAATCATTTGGCTGA
- the slc12a8 gene encoding solute carrier family 12 member 8 isoform X2, whose product MESLPISWTVHSCEQEGDGAELLKEEDTNMHVHDLFHEDAQGFQESSQPWWRIKLFVWEPVLFGTWDGVFTTCMINIFGVVLFLRTGYLVGNTGVLLGMFLVSMVVLVALVTVMSGIGVSEHCGAGSGGIYSMISTVLGSRVGGTVGLLYVFGQCVAGAMYITGFSESVAELLGLQSQWAVRGMSAAVLLALLGINLAGVKWIVRLQLLLLAVLAVSTLDFVIGTFTHLDPEHGFIGYSPELLSSNTKPDYSTGENFFTVFGVFFPAATGVMAGFNMSSDLQRPEHSIPVGTLAAVFTSWFLYLVFVFLLGAICTREALRYDFLIAEKVSLVGFLFLLGLYISSLASCMGGLYGAPRILQCIAQERVIPSLAFLGQGKGPNRTPVAAICLTSLLTMAFIFIGQVNVLAPIVTINFMLTYSFIDYSYFSVAMTFQLQTKDKQGALILAKGNQRRSTRQSSRPLIEATLPNYGSGGESRQSKGTLLEFTRDMDHIFPPVSDVDCGAEKASPTQELSSKPKGRKAAAKQKLMDSFGLDLNSNIFSEEKGEEANSAPPEEEAEGQSECWKLRAAEQPQVKCRTKICPVEQDSAAETQNPNAGVGGKAEHQSIEIKPMHNSLYAKFCNRWIALIGALSSVLIMFVIQWVYALANILVAMLLFFYIGKTSPGLPIGIAAQFSFFKWLKSTLSSIFRRKGSPQDEMVVTPSLSGVGLKTKQLTEENADFASRHRYHQSSLIRAEEMVQPRFH is encoded by the exons ATGGAAAGTCTGCCCATCAGTTGGACAGTGCACAGCTGTGAGCAGGAGGGAGATGGAGCAGAGCTGCTGAAGGAGGAAGACACCAACATGCATGTCCATGATCTGTTCCATGAAGATGCACAG GGCTTTCAGGAGTCCAGTCAGCCGTGGTGGAGGATCAAACTGTTTGTGTGGGAGCCAGTGCTCTTTGGCACCTGGGATGGAGTCTTCACCACCTGCATGATCAACATCTTTGGCGTGGTTCTGTTCCTGCGTACCGGCTACCTGGTG GGGAACACAGGAGTGCTGCTCGGGATGTTCCTCGTCTCCATGGTTGTGTTGGTAGCTTTAGTGACGGTGATGTCGGGGATCGGAGTGAGTGAGCACTGTGGTGCTGGCAGCGGAGGAATCTACTCCATGATCTCCACTGTCCTGGGGAGCCGGGTGGGGGGCACCGTGGGCCTCCTCTATGTGTTTGGACAG TGTGTTGCTGGAGCCATGTACATCACAGGCTTCTCGGAGTCGGTGGCAGAGCTGCTGGGTTTACAAAGCCAGTGGGCGGTGCGCGGCATGTCGGCAGCAGTGCTGTTAGCCCTGCTTGGAATCAACCTGGCTGGTGTCAAGTGGATTGTCAgactccagctgctgctgctggctgtgCTGGCTGTCTCCACTCTGGACTTTGTAATTGGCACCTTCACGCACCTTGACCCAG AGCATGGTTTCATTGGTTATTCACCCGAGCTGCTCAGCAGTAACACAAAGCCAGATTATAGCACCGGAGAAAACTTCTTCACAGTATTTGGGGTTTTCTTCCCAGCTGCTACAG gggtCATGGCAGGCTTCAACATGAGCTCAGACCTTCAGCGGCCCGAACACAGCATCCCTGTGGGAACACTCGCAGCTGTCTTCACCTC GTGGTTCCTGTATCTGGTCTTTGTCTTCCTCCTGGGGGCCATCTGCACCAGAGAAGCTCTGCGCTATGACTTCTTGATCGCAGAAAAG GTCTCCTTGGTTGGTTTCCTCTTTCTGCTGGGCCTCTACATCTCCTCTCTGGCTTCCTGCATGGGCGGCCTGTACGGAGCACCCAGGATCCTCCAGTGCATCGCCCAAGAAAGGGTCATCCCCTCTCTGGCCTTCCTGGGACAaggg AAAGGCCCAAACAGGACCCCGGTAGCGGCTATTTGTCTCACCAGCCTGCTGACCATGGCCTTCATTTTCATCGGCCAGGTCAACGTTCTGGCACCCATCGTCACCATTAACTTCATGCTAACATACAGCTTCATCGACTACTCCTACTTCAGTGTGGCCATGACCTTCCAGCTCCAGACCAAAGACAAGCAAGGCGCCTTGATCCTGGCCAAAGGAAACCAGCGCAGGTCCACCAGGCAGAGCTCCAGACCACTGATCGAGGCCACTCTCCCCAACTATGGCAGTGGAGGAGAGAGTCGTCAGAGTAAAGGCACTCTGTTGGAGTTCACCAGGGACATGGACCACATCTTTCCTCCTGTCTCAGATGTTGATTGTGGAGCTGAGAAGGCCTCGCCCACGCAAGAGCTGAGCAGCAAACCTAAGGGCAGAAAGGCTGCTGCAAAGCAGAAGCTGATGGACAGCTTTGGTTTGGACCTGAACAGCAACATATTCTCAgaagagaaaggagaggaggCAAATTCAGCTCCACCAGAGGAGGAAGCCGAGGGGCAGAGTGAATGCTGGAAGCTCAGAGCCGCAGAGCAGCCTCAGGTCAAGTGTCGTACTAAAATATGTCCTGTTGAGCAGGATTCAGCTGCTGAGACTCAGAATCCCAACGCAG GTGTTGGAGGTAAAGCAGAACACCAGAGTATTGAAATCAAGCCCATGCACAATTCCCTTTATGCAAAGTTCTGTAACCGCTGGATTGCTCTTATCGGG GCATTGAGTTCCGTATTGATTATGTTTGTCATTCAGTGGGTTTACGCCTTAGCCAACATATTAGTTGCCATGCTGCTCTTCTTCTACATCGGGAAAACAAGTCCTGGACTTCCAATAG GTATTGCAGCTCAATTCAGCTTTTTCAAGTGGCTGAAATCAACGCTGAGTAGCATTTTCAG GCGAAAAGGATCTCCCCAGGATGAGATGGTAGTGACACCTTCTCTGTCTGGGGTCGGGctgaaaaccaagcagctgacAGAGGAAAATGCTGACTTTGCCTCTCGCCACCGCTATCACCAGTCGTCGTTGATCCGGGCCGAGGAGATGGTGCAACCACGGTTTCACTGA
- the slc12a8 gene encoding solute carrier family 12 member 8 isoform X1, with product MESLPISWTVHSCEQEGDGAELLKEEDTNMHVHDLFHEDAQGFQESSQPWWRIKLFVWEPVLFGTWDGVFTTCMINIFGVVLFLRTGYLVGLQINLRGCEMINRTGAKTPLSNLLGNTGVLLGMFLVSMVVLVALVTVMSGIGVSEHCGAGSGGIYSMISTVLGSRVGGTVGLLYVFGQCVAGAMYITGFSESVAELLGLQSQWAVRGMSAAVLLALLGINLAGVKWIVRLQLLLLAVLAVSTLDFVIGTFTHLDPEHGFIGYSPELLSSNTKPDYSTGENFFTVFGVFFPAATGVMAGFNMSSDLQRPEHSIPVGTLAAVFTSWFLYLVFVFLLGAICTREALRYDFLIAEKVSLVGFLFLLGLYISSLASCMGGLYGAPRILQCIAQERVIPSLAFLGQGKGPNRTPVAAICLTSLLTMAFIFIGQVNVLAPIVTINFMLTYSFIDYSYFSVAMTFQLQTKDKQGALILAKGNQRRSTRQSSRPLIEATLPNYGSGGESRQSKGTLLEFTRDMDHIFPPVSDVDCGAEKASPTQELSSKPKGRKAAAKQKLMDSFGLDLNSNIFSEEKGEEANSAPPEEEAEGQSECWKLRAAEQPQVKCRTKICPVEQDSAAETQNPNAGVGGKAEHQSIEIKPMHNSLYAKFCNRWIALIGALSSVLIMFVIQWVYALANILVAMLLFFYIGKTSPGLPIGIAAQFSFFKWLKSTLSSIFRRKGSPQDEMVVTPSLSGVGLKTKQLTEENADFASRHRYHQSSLIRAEEMVQPRFH from the exons ATGGAAAGTCTGCCCATCAGTTGGACAGTGCACAGCTGTGAGCAGGAGGGAGATGGAGCAGAGCTGCTGAAGGAGGAAGACACCAACATGCATGTCCATGATCTGTTCCATGAAGATGCACAG GGCTTTCAGGAGTCCAGTCAGCCGTGGTGGAGGATCAAACTGTTTGTGTGGGAGCCAGTGCTCTTTGGCACCTGGGATGGAGTCTTCACCACCTGCATGATCAACATCTTTGGCGTGGTTCTGTTCCTGCGTACCGGCTACCTGGTG gGACTCCAGATAAATCTCAGGGGCTGTGAGATGATAAATAGGACAGGAGCAAAGACCCCTCTTTCTAATCTTCTG GGGAACACAGGAGTGCTGCTCGGGATGTTCCTCGTCTCCATGGTTGTGTTGGTAGCTTTAGTGACGGTGATGTCGGGGATCGGAGTGAGTGAGCACTGTGGTGCTGGCAGCGGAGGAATCTACTCCATGATCTCCACTGTCCTGGGGAGCCGGGTGGGGGGCACCGTGGGCCTCCTCTATGTGTTTGGACAG TGTGTTGCTGGAGCCATGTACATCACAGGCTTCTCGGAGTCGGTGGCAGAGCTGCTGGGTTTACAAAGCCAGTGGGCGGTGCGCGGCATGTCGGCAGCAGTGCTGTTAGCCCTGCTTGGAATCAACCTGGCTGGTGTCAAGTGGATTGTCAgactccagctgctgctgctggctgtgCTGGCTGTCTCCACTCTGGACTTTGTAATTGGCACCTTCACGCACCTTGACCCAG AGCATGGTTTCATTGGTTATTCACCCGAGCTGCTCAGCAGTAACACAAAGCCAGATTATAGCACCGGAGAAAACTTCTTCACAGTATTTGGGGTTTTCTTCCCAGCTGCTACAG gggtCATGGCAGGCTTCAACATGAGCTCAGACCTTCAGCGGCCCGAACACAGCATCCCTGTGGGAACACTCGCAGCTGTCTTCACCTC GTGGTTCCTGTATCTGGTCTTTGTCTTCCTCCTGGGGGCCATCTGCACCAGAGAAGCTCTGCGCTATGACTTCTTGATCGCAGAAAAG GTCTCCTTGGTTGGTTTCCTCTTTCTGCTGGGCCTCTACATCTCCTCTCTGGCTTCCTGCATGGGCGGCCTGTACGGAGCACCCAGGATCCTCCAGTGCATCGCCCAAGAAAGGGTCATCCCCTCTCTGGCCTTCCTGGGACAaggg AAAGGCCCAAACAGGACCCCGGTAGCGGCTATTTGTCTCACCAGCCTGCTGACCATGGCCTTCATTTTCATCGGCCAGGTCAACGTTCTGGCACCCATCGTCACCATTAACTTCATGCTAACATACAGCTTCATCGACTACTCCTACTTCAGTGTGGCCATGACCTTCCAGCTCCAGACCAAAGACAAGCAAGGCGCCTTGATCCTGGCCAAAGGAAACCAGCGCAGGTCCACCAGGCAGAGCTCCAGACCACTGATCGAGGCCACTCTCCCCAACTATGGCAGTGGAGGAGAGAGTCGTCAGAGTAAAGGCACTCTGTTGGAGTTCACCAGGGACATGGACCACATCTTTCCTCCTGTCTCAGATGTTGATTGTGGAGCTGAGAAGGCCTCGCCCACGCAAGAGCTGAGCAGCAAACCTAAGGGCAGAAAGGCTGCTGCAAAGCAGAAGCTGATGGACAGCTTTGGTTTGGACCTGAACAGCAACATATTCTCAgaagagaaaggagaggaggCAAATTCAGCTCCACCAGAGGAGGAAGCCGAGGGGCAGAGTGAATGCTGGAAGCTCAGAGCCGCAGAGCAGCCTCAGGTCAAGTGTCGTACTAAAATATGTCCTGTTGAGCAGGATTCAGCTGCTGAGACTCAGAATCCCAACGCAG GTGTTGGAGGTAAAGCAGAACACCAGAGTATTGAAATCAAGCCCATGCACAATTCCCTTTATGCAAAGTTCTGTAACCGCTGGATTGCTCTTATCGGG GCATTGAGTTCCGTATTGATTATGTTTGTCATTCAGTGGGTTTACGCCTTAGCCAACATATTAGTTGCCATGCTGCTCTTCTTCTACATCGGGAAAACAAGTCCTGGACTTCCAATAG GTATTGCAGCTCAATTCAGCTTTTTCAAGTGGCTGAAATCAACGCTGAGTAGCATTTTCAG GCGAAAAGGATCTCCCCAGGATGAGATGGTAGTGACACCTTCTCTGTCTGGGGTCGGGctgaaaaccaagcagctgacAGAGGAAAATGCTGACTTTGCCTCTCGCCACCGCTATCACCAGTCGTCGTTGATCCGGGCCGAGGAGATGGTGCAACCACGGTTTCACTGA